A stretch of Coccidioides posadasii str. Silveira chromosome 2, complete sequence DNA encodes these proteins:
- a CDS encoding S-adenosylmethionine-dependent methyltransferase superfamily domain-containing protein (EggNog:ENOG410PFG1~COG:K,O,T~BUSCO:4793at33183): MTDSELPARPREAVDDVEDSSSESSPSECLDLTKDDGWEDVEPDEEVNPVVDLFSDKVFPDTRSMLQHCKENFNFDLVKVQKELGLDFLGSIKLVNYIRSEVQSGNTKPDVSSNAPFEDDKYLKPVLEDDALLYTLEDISDGDEDLGQQAANPTSRIRDLEEELSRLREEFVEYKNMVQRSLSKQLGSEVENGSQIPPNQSQNEHVTETRRYKDAEAGYFTSYAYNTIHESMLKDTVRTDSYRDFIYDNKSIFKDKVVLDVGCGSGILSMFCAKAGAKMVIAVDNSDIIDKARQIVYENGFGDVIKCIRGKIEEVVLPVKQVDVIVSEWMGYCLLFEAMLDSVLFARDRYLAHGGLMVPSHATLRIAPIADSDFIDEHISFWNSVYGFKMSGMLENVYDEVLIQTISPSAMVADSALFLSLPLHTITVEELTFVKEFKVAITKDADTLDGWLVWFDMFFMPSCESKLADNATPGEMKKSGYVAFTTGPDGKETHWQQGVFLINRGKHQERPLKKGQVIKGKIGYKKKEEQSRLLDIDIEWAVDEEPPVHQEWALQ; encoded by the exons TTCCTGCTCGGCCTCGCGAGGCCGTCGACGATGTCGAAGATAGCTCCAGTGAATCGAGTCCCAGCGAATGTCTAGATCTCACAAAGGACGATGGATGGGAGGATGTTGAGCCTGATGAAGAAGTCAATCCTGTCGTTGACCTCTTTAGCGACAAGGTCTTTCCAGACACCCGGTCAATGCTTCAACACTGCAAAGAAAATTTCAACTTCGACCTTGTTAAGGTGCAGAAGGAGCTTG GCCTAGATTTCCTTGGGAGCATAAAGCTCGTCAATTATATCCGGTCGGAAGTCCAATCGGGGAATACCAAGCCGGATGTATCGTCCAATGCCCCATTTGAGGATGACAAGTACCTTAAGCCAGTGCTGGAAGATGACGCGCTTCTATATACTCTAGAGGATATATCGGATGGCGACGAAGACCTTGGTCAACAGGCCGCGAATCCTACCTCTAGAATAAGGGATCTTGAAGAAGAGCTCAGTCGCCTTCGGGAAGAGTTCGTTGAATACAAGAATATGGTGCAGAGATCGCTCAGCAAACAGCTTGGGAGCGAAGTCGAAAACGGCTCGCAGATCCCTCCGAACCAGAGTCAAAACGAGCACGTTACCGAGACAAGGAGATATAAGGATGCAGAAGCTGGGTACTTCACTTCTTATGCCTATAACA CGATACATGAATCGATGTTAAAGGATACTGTTCGAACTGATTCTTACCGCGATTTCATTTACGATAATAAAAGTATCTTTAAGGATAAAGTCGTACTGGATGTGGGCTGCGGATCTGGGATCTTGTCTATGTTTTGTGCAAAGGCCGGAGCAAAGATGGTTATAGCCGTTGACAATTCAGATATCATCGACAAAGCACGCCAAATCGTGTATGAGAATGGATTCGGCGACGTGATCAA GTGTATCCGGGGTAAAATTGAGGAAGTAGTCTTGCCTGTAAAGCAAGTTGACGTTATAGTCTCGGAGTGGATGGGATACTGTCTCCTATTTGAGGCGATGCTCGACTCAGTGCTCTTTGCCCGAGATCGCTATCTCGCACATGGAGGACTAATGGTGCCTTCACATGCGACGCTTCGGATAGCACCCATTGCAGATTCCGATTTCATTGATGAGCATATATCATTCTGGAATTCAGTTTATGGATTCAAGATGTCAGGCATGCTTGAGAACGTCTATGATGAGGTTCTCATCCAAACAATCAGCCCTTCTGCAATGGTTGCAGATTCTGCTTTATTTTTGTCTCTCCCTTTGCACACTATTACAGTTGAAGAGCTCACGTTTGTCAAAGAGTTCAAAGTTGCTATAACAAAAGATGCCGACACCTTGGATGGTTGGCTTGTTTGGTTTGACATGTTTTTTATGCCTTCTTGTGAAAGCAAGCTTGCAGATAATGCCACTCCAGGCGAGATGAAGAAGTCGGGCTATGTGGCCTTTACAACTGGCCCTGATGGAAAAGAAACCCATTGGCAGCAAGGGGTGTTTTTGATAAACCGTGGAAAACACCAAGAGCGTCCATTGAAAAAAGGTCAAGTGATTAAGGGAAAAATTGGATacaaaaagaaggaagagcAGTCGCGTTTACTGGATATCGACATCGAATGGGCAGTTGATGAAGAGCCTCCGGTTCACCAGGAATGGGCATTGCAGTGA
- a CDS encoding uncharacterized protein (EggNog:ENOG410PPME~COG:S), producing the protein MPLHLLGKKSWNVYNRENIARVRRDEALAKDREEENERREQEVVAERRIDFLRNQRPTSPLSQQDFSRDIAATRAPTEVRHRKRRRLAGEDDTDRDIRLAREDVLLRAGSSREITSRKPTSNAPLVDSSGHISLFPRKADERPGKNDEAEAEATKAKREYEDQYTMRFSNAAGYKQGMEAPWYSTSQLDLATRTQDIPAKDVWGTEDPGRREREKMRIDANDPLAAMKMGVRQLRDVEKERKEWEEERKKELKALKRAEKESRRRRRRRSRSYNSLEDFKLDEDPVDEQKHKRKRRPHRSHRETDRPNPGHDSDHRNDRRSNHHEKDNSRVRR; encoded by the exons ATGCCTCT GCACTTACTCGGAAAGAAATCATGGAATGTCTACAACAGAGAAAATATCGCAAGGGTTCGGCGGGATGAGGCGCTGGCCAAAGATCGAGAGGAAGAGAATGAGAGGCGCGAGCAAGAAGTTGTTGCCGAAAGGCGAATTGATTTCCTGCGCAACCAGCGCCCGACCTCTCCTCTATCACAACAGGATTTTTCCCGAGATATCGCGGCCACAAGGGCACCTACCGAAGTTAGACACCGCAAGCGGCGGCGTCTAGCAGGAGAAGATGATACCGACCGAGACATTCGGCTCGCTAGGGAAGATGTGCTTCTGAGAGCTGGGTCGAGTCGCGAAATTACCTCGCGCAAGCCGACGAGTAACGCACCGCTCGTTGATTCTTCTGGACATATCAGTTTGTTTCCGCGCAAAGCCGATGAGCGGCCTGGAAAGAACGACGAGGCCGAGGCAGAAGCAACTAAGGCCAAGCGAGAGTACGAGGATCAGTATACAATGCGCTTTTCAAATGCTGCGGGATACAAGCAGGGGATGGAAGCCCCATGGTATTCTACCTCACAGCTGGACCTTGCCACGCGGACACAAGATATTCCTGCCAAGGATGTCTGGGGTACTGAGGACCCCGGCAGGCGAGAACGcgagaagatgagaatagaCGCAAATGACCCTTTAGCAGCGATGAAAATGGGCGTCCGCCAGCTCCGTGATGTTGAGAAAGAACGAAAGGAAtgggaagaagaaagaaagaaggaacTTAAAGCTTTGAAACGGGCGGAGAAGGAATCGAGGCGACGTCGTCGCCGAAGATCTCGCTCGTATAACAGCCTGGAGGATTTTAAATTGGATGAGGATCCAGTTGATGAGCAGAAACATAAGAGAAAACGCCGCCCCCATAGGTCTCACAGGGAAACGGATCGTCCAAATCCAGGGCATGATTCAGATCATCGCAATGATAGGCGCTCAAACCACCATGAGAAGGATAATAGTAGAGTGAGACGGTGA
- the SEC18 gene encoding transport between ER and Golgi ATPase protein (BUSCO:76893at4751~EggNog:ENOG410PIAG~COG:O~BUSCO:1744at33183) gives MFNRSNLPSVPNPFSSGSSGGDGARPPRDRYNMPSQPMGRPDGYGQDPRTGGGYAAPFRQRDYDIVMTDGYNEPRRYGGPPPGRAPGPLPSSGGGRMMPPSRGAGDQVWTLRPAKSPDNSYTYGNLVAVSTRDIPPSRDGSDVLVLVNNLYVFSARPLEGFPQGHISMSDPQRTWAQVALTDMVEVKLYDVFSQGSQAYLASMDMEVGFAGKKRTDIPYDQDQLANVFIRNFENQILAPGQIVLMDDRSIPLLLTVKTVQLGDLSEKPSSSAPISSDPTSRGILTSHTLINFFKDARTGINLKASNRRPAANSIIQPDFKFENMGIGGLDTEFGTIFRRAFASRIFPPGLVEKLGIQHVKGILLYGPPGTGKTLIARQIGKMLNAKEPKVINGPEILNKYVGQSEENVRKLFADAEKEYREKGEESGLHIIIFDELDAVCKQRGSGAGGGTGVGDSIVNQLLSKLDGVDQLNNILLIGMTNRMDMIDDALLRPGRLEVHMEISLPDEKGRVQILKIHTKKMREGNLMDSDVDLAELAQLTKNFSGAEISGLVKSASSFAFNRHVKIGTMAGISDDVVNMKVNRQDFQNALEEVKPAFGVSKEEFEGCINGGIIHFSPAIDSILEEGKLFVNQVRDPESTTQLFSVLLHGPPGSGKTALAAKMAIDSDFPFVKLISPEDMVGFNEMAKIQHMSKVFNDAYKSPISVVVMDNIERIIDWVPVGLRFSNSILQTVMVLLRKQPPKGRRLLILATTAERSVLKQLNVFNSFDSDIAVPNVNTYEELAYILKETGSFSPQEVEVALSGIRDMTQSSTIGVGIKKVLLGIGTAMQDTNKARRFASVIARAMDEREIV, from the exons ATGTTCAATCGCAGTAATTTGCCTTCCGTTCCGAATCCCTTTTCCAGCGGCTCTTCCGGTGGCGATGGAGCTCGACCGCCCCGCGATCGATACAACATGCCTTCCCAGCCAATGGGCCGGCCAGATGGCTATGGCCAAGACCCTCGAACGGGCGGAGGGTATGCGGCACCGTTCCGTCAGCGTGATTATGACATTGTGATGACTGACGGATATAATGAACCAAGAAGATATGGAGGGCCTCCTCCTGGCCGAGCTCCCGGGCCACTCCCATCATCGGGCGGAGGAAGAATGATGCCACCCAGCAGAGGAGCTGGTGATCAGGTTTGGACTTTGCGGCCGGCAAAAAGCCCAGACAATTCTTACACATATGGGAACCT AGTAGCCGTTTCCACGCGTGATATTCCTCCCTCGAGGGATGGATCAGATGTACTAGTCCTAGTGAACAACTTATATGTTTTCTCAGCTCGTCCTCTGGAAGGGTTCCCTCAAGGACACATTAGCATGTCTGATCCACAACGAACATGGGCTCAAGTGGCATTAACAGACATGGTTGAAGTCAAGCTATACGACGTCTTCAGTCAGGGTAGTCAAGCCTATCTTGCTTCTATGGATATGGAGGTCGGATTTGCTGGTAAAAAGCGAACGGATATCCCCTATGATCAAGACCAGCTTGCCAATGTTTTCATCAGG AACTTTGAAAATCAAATCCTTGCGCCTGGCCAGATAGTGCTCATGGATGACAGAAGTATTCCGCTTTTGCTGACCGTTAAAACTGTTCAACTGGGTGATCTGTCGGAGAAGCCATCTTCGTCTGCCCCAATATCGTCCGATCCTACGTCAAGGGGCATACTCACCAGCCACACCTTAATCAACTTTTTTAAGGATGCAAGAACAGGAATTAATTTGAAAGCATCCAACCGACGACCTGCTGCGAATTCGATTATCCAGCCTGATTTCAAGTTCGAAAACATGGGAATTGGCGGTTTAGATACGGAATTTGGCACCATCTTCCGCAGAGCCTTCGCGTCACGCATTTTCCCACCCGGCCTCGTCGAGAAGCTGGGAATTCAACACGTCAAGGGTATTTTACTTTACGGCCCCCCTGGAACAGGTAAAACTTTGATCGCAAGACAGATTGGGAAAATGTTGAATGCAAAGGAACCCAAAGTTATTAATGGTCCTGAAATTTTGAACAAATACGTCGGTCAATCCGAAGAGAATGTTAGGAAACTTTTCGCCGATGCCGAAAAGGAGTACAGGGAGAAAGGAGAGGAGAGCGGACTTCACATCATCATTTTCGACGAACTGGATGCTGTTTGCAAACAAAGAGGTAGCGGAGCCGGTGGTGGTACTGGTGTCGGTGATAGCATCGTGAACCAGCTTTTATCTAAACTCGATGGTGTTGACCAACTGAACAATATCCTGTTGATTGGTATGACCAATCGAATGGATATGATCGACGATGCCCTTTTGCGTCCCGGTCGATTGGAAGTCCACATGGAAATTTCTCTTCCCGACGAAAAAGGGAGAGTACAGATCTTAAAGATTCATACGAAAAAGATGCGGGAGGGTAACCTTATGGATAGCGATGTGGACCTAGCTGAGCTGGCTCAGCTGACTAAAAACTTTTCCGGAGCAGAGATCAGTGGTTTGGTCAAGTCTGCATCCTCGTTCGCCTTTAATCGACATGTCAAAATCGGTACAATGGCTGGAATTAGTGACGATGTCGTTAATATGAAAGTCAATCGCCAGGATTTCCAGAATGCTCTTGAAGAGGTGAAACCTGCCTTTGGTGTGTCGaaagaagagtttgaagGTTGTATCAATGGCGGCATTATCCATTTCTCCCCGGCTATCGATAGCATTCTGGAAGAAGGAAAACTCTTTGTCAACCAGGTCCGAGACCCCGAGTCGACGACCCAGCTATTCTCGGTATTACTTCACGGACCCCCAGGAAGCGGTAAAACCGCACTGGCTGCAAAGATGGCCATTGACTCAGACTTCCCGTTCGTTAAGCTTATCAGCCCGGAGGATATGGTGGGCTTCAATGAGATGGCGAAGATTCAACATATGAGCAAGGTATTCAACGATGCGTATAAGAGTCCTATCAGTGTTGTGGTAATGGATAATATCGAGCGAATTATCGACTGGGTCCCCGTCGGACTTCGATTCAGCAACTCGATCCTCCAGACGGTCATGGTTTTGCTAAGGAAACAGCCTCCCAAGGGTCGCCGGCTGCTCATTCTTGCTACCACCGCTGAACGGTCGGTGCTAAAGCAACTGAATGTGTTCAACTCCTTTGATTCTGACATTGCCGTGCCAAATGTTAACACATATGAAGAGCTGGCATATATTCTGAAGGAAACGGGATCGTTCTCCCCCCAGGAGGTAGAAGTGGCCTTGTCTGGAATTCGCGATATGACGCAGAGCAGCACTATCGGAGTTGGGATTAAGAAAGTCCTCCTTGGCATCGGAACGGCTATGCAGGATACGAACAAGGCCAGGCGTTTTGCTTCGGTTATTGCTCGGGCAATGGATGAACGGGAGATTGTCTAG
- a CDS encoding uncharacterized protein (EggNog:ENOG410PQND~COG:S~BUSCO:15403at33183) has protein sequence MATTLRPHVSQNTSSLPINMPSKAPTSASYFPISRVSGSPPEISDVSTTTGSASDFDVSSSGYSGVDVIDTLNDRMSNVFDSSRLDTGIAKQTQISGQLNAKQRELLELQALMQRRVKGARANFAEGIKAAKETKSDLEWTHKRISSMKAKAERSLPSEYRSAHTKYAFDEDC, from the exons ATGGCTACCACTCTCCGCCCCCATGTTAGCCAGAACACTTCGTCTCTCCCCATCAATATGCCCTCCAAGGCGCCAACCAGCGCAAGCTACTTTCCCATTTCTCGTGTCTCTGGCTCCCCACCGGAGATCTCCGACGTGAGCACCACCACCGGAAGTGCCAGCGATTTTGATGTTTCCTCCTCTGGCTATTCCGGCGTCGATGTCATTGACACTTTGAACGACCGCATGAGCAACGTCTTCGACTCTAGCAGATTGGACACGGGAATCGCAAAGCAGACCCAAAT CTCCGGCCAGCTCAACGCCAAGCAGCGAGAACTCCTCGAACTACAGGCCCTGATGCAGCGCCGTGTCAAGGGCGCACGTGCAAACTTTGCTGAGGGAATCAAAGCTGCAAAGGAGACGAAATCTGACCTCGAATGGACCCATAAGCGGATCAG CTCCATGAAGGCGAAGGCTGAACGAAGTCTTCCTAGCGAATATCGCTCGGCCCACACCAAATATGCGTTCGATGAAGACTGCTGA